Below is a window of Bordetella genomosp. 9 DNA.
TCACGCGCGCCACCAGCTTCATCAGGCCGCCTTCGCGGCCGTAGGGATAACGTATCAATCCCGCGTAGCCCTGCAGCATGCCTTCGCGTGTGATCGCGTCGTGGGTGCGCCCCACGGTGTAGAGATGTACCCCCATCTCGCGGATGCTGGCCGAACAGGCCCGCAGCCAATCGAACAGCACGGCATCGGGAGTCTCGTGGTGCAGCCGGTTCGCGGCCAGGCCGAAGTGCAGGATGGGAGCGGTCATGGGCGGATGAAGGCGGACGAACGCACATTGCGAACGCCAAAATGTAAACGGGGCAGCTACGGATCATACCGCCGCTGCCCCGCGATCGACGTGACGCTTTTTCTGCTCAGTCCTGCTCTTCGATCCAGGCCTGCTGGATGGCTTCCAGGATCTTCTCGCCGGAACGTGCCGGATCGTCGCTGAATCCCGGCAACGCCATCACCATGTCGCGCAACGCCGTGAACCGCACCTGGGTGGGGTCGACGTCAGGATGCGCGTCGGCCAGCGCCGCGGCGATATCGAACACATCGGTCCACTTCATCAGTGGTTCTCCTTGGCGTGATTGATCGTGTAGCGCGGGATTTCCACGGTCAGGTCCTGGTCGGCGATCCTGGCCTGGCAGGACAGGCGCGACGTCGACGTCAGTCCCCAGGCCTTGTCGAGCAGATCCTCTTCCGAGTCGCTGGCTTCCTCCAGCGACTGGTATCCCTGCCGGACGATGACGTGGCAGGTCGTGCACGCGCAGGACAGCTCGCAGGCGTGCTCGATTTCGACGTCGTGATCCAGCAGGACCCGGCAGATCGAAACTCCACTGGGCGCGTCCTCGATGACTTTTCCTTCGGGACAGACATCGGGATGCGGCAATACGGTCAATTTCGGCATGATGGGATAGGAAAGGGTTCTTGCTGGGTCCGCGCCCGCGGCCCGCAGGGGCGCGGGCCGCGGACCATCAGGTCAGTTCATCCAGTTTGCGGCCCGACAACGCCTTGCGGATACTGCGATCCATGCGGCGGGCGGCGAAGTCGTCGGTCGCTTCGGACAGCGCGCTGACGGCGGCGCGCACCTGCTCCAGGTCGTCCCCGTCGCGCGCCGCGTCGGCGCGCGCCAGGGCTTCGTCCACGTGCGCGCGTTCGCCATCGTCCAGCAAGTCGCCATCCACGGCCAGGGCCGCGCGCACCGATTCCACCAGCTGGCGCGCCTCGACCTGCTGCTCGCGCAGCATGCGCGCGCGCGCGTCCGCGTCGGCCTGGTCGATACTGTCGGCCAGCATGCGGGTAATGTCGTCATCGGACAGCCCGTACGACGGTTTCACCGTCACGGAGGCTTCCACTCCTGTCGTCTGCTCGCGGGCGGTCACGCCCAGCAGGCCGTCCGCATCGACCTGGAAGGTCACGCGGATCCGCGCGGCGCCCGCCACCATGGGAGGAATCCCGCGCAATTCGAACCGCGCCAGGGAGCGGCATGCGGATACCAGCTCCCGCTCGCCCTGCACCACGTGGATGCTCATGGCACCCTGCCCGTCCTTGAACGTCGTGAACTCCTGGGCCCGCGCCACCGGTATCGTGCTGTTGCGGGGAATGATGCGCTCCACCAGTCCACCCATGGTTTCCAGGCCCAGCGACAGCGGAATGACGTCCAGCAGCAGCCAGTCTTCTCCCGCCATGCGGTTGCCCGCCAGCAGGTTGGCTTGCAAGGCGGCGCCCAGGGCGACTACCTGGTCGGGATCCAGATCGGTCAACGGCGGCTGGCCGAACAGCTCGCCGACCGCGCGGCGCACGACCGGCGTGCGGGTGGCGCCGCCCACCATCACCACGCCACGCACGTCCGCGGGCTGCAGGTTGGCGTCGCGCAAGGCGCGCCGCGCGCAATCCAGCGTGCGCTCGATCAGCGGCGCGGCCATGGTTTCGAACTGTTCGCGGGTAAGCGGCACATCCACCGCGGTGCCATCCTGCAGCTGGAAGCTGACCAGCGTTTCATCGGCATCCGACAAGCGCTCGCGCGCCGCGCGCGCGGCCACCAGCAGCGCGCGGCGATCATGGCGGGACCAGCCCGCCGAACCCGCCACCGCCTCGGTCACGCGCTGCGCGATCAAGGCGTCGAAGTCGTCGCCGCCCAGCACGGTATCGCCGCCCGTGGCCACGACTTCGAACACGCCCTTGGTCAGGCGAAGAATCGATACGTCGAAGGTG
It encodes the following:
- the iscX gene encoding Fe-S cluster assembly protein IscX, which produces MKWTDVFDIAAALADAHPDVDPTQVRFTALRDMVMALPGFSDDPARSGEKILEAIQQAWIEEQD
- the fdx gene encoding ISC system 2Fe-2S type ferredoxin → MPKLTVLPHPDVCPEGKVIEDAPSGVSICRVLLDHDVEIEHACELSCACTTCHVIVRQGYQSLEEASDSEEDLLDKAWGLTSTSRLSCQARIADQDLTVEIPRYTINHAKENH
- the hscA gene encoding Fe-S protein assembly chaperone HscA yields the protein MALLQISEPGESPAPHQRKLAVGIDLGTTNSLVATVRSSVPEVLLDESGRALLPSAVRYFSDRQPIVGHDALGAQAEDPSNTIVSVKRFMGRTTDEARASGSAYDFVDGTGVDTSPAGASGTVRLRTAHGDLTPVEVSSHILARLRSRAEAALGDELVGAVITVPAYFDDAQRQATRDAARLAGLNVLRLLNEPTAAAIAYGLENAAEGVYAVYDLGGGTFDVSILRLTKGVFEVVATGGDTVLGGDDFDALIAQRVTEAVAGSAGWSRHDRRALLVAARAARERLSDADETLVSFQLQDGTAVDVPLTREQFETMAAPLIERTLDCARRALRDANLQPADVRGVVMVGGATRTPVVRRAVGELFGQPPLTDLDPDQVVALGAALQANLLAGNRMAGEDWLLLDVIPLSLGLETMGGLVERIIPRNSTIPVARAQEFTTFKDGQGAMSIHVVQGERELVSACRSLARFELRGIPPMVAGAARIRVTFQVDADGLLGVTAREQTTGVEASVTVKPSYGLSDDDITRMLADSIDQADADARARMLREQQVEARQLVESVRAALAVDGDLLDDGERAHVDEALARADAARDGDDLEQVRAAVSALSEATDDFAARRMDRSIRKALSGRKLDELT